In a genomic window of Saccharothrix sp. HUAS TT1:
- a CDS encoding esterase/lipase family protein — MSHRRPFAVIRGPVAAVLAALTVAAALLISSGSAPAAVDRDPVLLIPGMTAQASAMDPMRTNFLNAGWPGDRVFTWTDSDNMKGDLTKAGVELGRQVDRVLGQTGARKVVLVTWSASTLAARSYLKNVGGAQDKVSLYFSMAGPHHGTTAAAPWCQNLYPSCKQFAIGSPWLAELNRGTEVPGSPAVRYTTIRSTCDTNVNPSASAELAGADNRQAPTCIDHFAFPRDPGVFALIKKVITESGTTPPTSTGTSTTSTPRPPYTDTADGTAVDHFVAQRVDVTEYNALGARHGYSSRFPLYLCDTGWTDKSDCSPI, encoded by the coding sequence ATGTCCCACCGTCGTCCGTTCGCGGTCATCCGCGGTCCCGTCGCCGCCGTCCTGGCCGCGCTGACCGTCGCCGCCGCCCTGCTGATCTCGTCGGGCTCCGCCCCGGCCGCCGTCGACCGCGACCCCGTGCTCCTGATCCCCGGGATGACGGCGCAGGCGTCGGCCATGGACCCGATGAGGACGAACTTCCTCAACGCCGGGTGGCCGGGCGACCGGGTGTTCACCTGGACCGACAGCGACAACATGAAGGGCGACCTGACCAAGGCCGGTGTGGAGCTGGGTCGGCAGGTCGATCGTGTGCTCGGTCAGACCGGCGCGCGCAAGGTGGTCCTGGTGACCTGGTCGGCGTCCACGCTGGCCGCGCGGTCCTACCTGAAGAACGTCGGTGGCGCGCAGGACAAGGTGTCGCTGTACTTCTCGATGGCCGGCCCGCACCACGGCACCACGGCGGCCGCGCCCTGGTGCCAGAACCTGTACCCGTCGTGCAAGCAGTTCGCCATCGGGTCACCGTGGCTGGCGGAGCTGAACCGGGGCACGGAGGTGCCCGGCTCGCCCGCGGTGCGCTACACGACGATCCGGTCCACCTGCGACACCAACGTCAACCCCAGCGCCTCCGCCGAACTCGCGGGCGCGGACAACCGCCAGGCGCCCACGTGCATCGACCACTTCGCGTTCCCCCGCGACCCGGGCGTCTTCGCCCTGATCAAGAAGGTCATCACGGAGTCCGGCACGACGCCACCGACCAGCACCGGCACCAGCACCACGTCGACACCACGCCCTCCCTACACCGACACCGCGGACGGGACGGCCGTGGACCACTTCGTGGCGCAGCGGGTCGACGTGACCGAGTACAACGCGCTCGGCGCGCGTCACGGCTACTCCAGCCGGTTCCCGCTCTACCTGTGCGACACCGGCTGGACCGACAAGTCCGACTGCTCGCCGATCTGA
- a CDS encoding 3-hydroxyacyl-CoA dehydrogenase family protein, whose translation MLRFGIVGAGLMGHGIAVELARGGHRVDVHDADGRVLASLAERVDRALAACGSPVAEAVEVKARITAVADLADAVGAADVVVEAVPERVDVKHAVLAAVEAAAAPGVAIWSNTSVLPITEVAGAMARPERLVGVHWWNPPYLVPLVEVAPGARTDPARVEEADRLVTALGKTTVRLARDVPGFIGNRLQFAMVREALHLVAEGVCDPGTIDVVVRSSFGLRLAAVGPMENADYIGLELTRSILGNLAPHLSAAVASFPALDGRLAGGGRLPAWPPGHAGDVARRLDSGIRRNLAGASPDDGSAGTRSAAAPGREGS comes from the coding sequence ATGCTGAGATTCGGAATCGTCGGCGCGGGCTTGATGGGGCACGGGATCGCGGTCGAGCTGGCGCGGGGCGGCCACCGGGTCGACGTCCACGACGCCGACGGCCGGGTCCTGGCGTCGTTGGCCGAGCGGGTGGACCGGGCGCTGGCCGCGTGCGGGTCGCCGGTGGCGGAGGCAGTGGAGGTCAAAGCGCGGATCACCGCCGTGGCCGACCTGGCGGACGCCGTGGGCGCGGCGGACGTCGTGGTGGAGGCGGTGCCGGAGCGGGTGGACGTCAAGCACGCGGTGCTGGCGGCGGTGGAGGCCGCCGCCGCGCCGGGCGTCGCGATCTGGTCCAACACCTCGGTGCTGCCCATCACCGAGGTCGCCGGGGCGATGGCCCGGCCGGAACGCCTGGTCGGCGTGCACTGGTGGAACCCGCCGTACCTCGTGCCGCTGGTCGAGGTCGCCCCCGGCGCCCGGACCGACCCGGCGCGCGTCGAGGAGGCCGACCGCCTGGTGACGGCGCTGGGCAAGACGACCGTGCGGCTGGCGCGGGACGTGCCCGGCTTCATCGGCAACCGGTTGCAGTTCGCGATGGTGCGCGAGGCGCTGCACCTGGTCGCCGAGGGCGTGTGCGACCCGGGCACGATCGACGTCGTGGTGCGGTCGAGCTTCGGGCTGCGCCTGGCGGCGGTCGGGCCGATGGAGAACGCCGACTACATCGGGCTGGAGCTGACCCGCTCGATCCTGGGCAACCTCGCGCCGCACCTGTCCGCGGCCGTGGCGTCGTTCCCGGCCCTGGACGGGCGGCTGGCCGGGGGCGGTCGGCTGCCGGCGTGGCCGCCGGGGCACGCCGGGGACGTCGCACGCAGGCTCGACTCCGGCATCCGGCGTAACCTGGCGGGCGCGTCGCCGGACGACGGGTCCGCCGGGACGCGGTCGGCAGCGGCGCCGGGTCGGGAGGGAAGCTGA
- a CDS encoding helix-turn-helix domain-containing protein translates to MGDASFLQLLLDAADVGDFDAPLALARAGGAAPERLAELEAERTRALLLREVLIGHRRNEAELQLLNDTANDLAALHELDAVLQAISDRARRLLDCDLAYVSLSDEDRGDSYIKAASGNVSGLLRGLRLPRGTGVGGMVARTGEPYSVLCYADDRSITHTPEIDGTVAAEGMRSLLGVPVKLRQRVIGVLMAAHRSTRTFGNRDISALAMLAAHAAVAIENARLLAEAQAAVAELRVANGTIRSHVHDLERTAEVHERLTRLVLHGKGVDQVVEAVADSVDGSVVVLDEDGAVVTGAGGGPAPGADDLAAIGRQAQESGGTIARDGLCAVPMITESEFLGTVVMTGAAGLSDTGRRTLEGAALVAALVLVSRRRMAEAEARTRGELLEDLLTTSPREHDLLRHRASLLGVDLDGPHVVVAARIDGERRSRLQHAATALARRAGGLATCRKDEVVLLLPGSDPGRSAGDAVRELTRAGSRPVTAGGARAAHTASVADAYAEATECVRALLALGRVGEATDAAALGSVGILFAARADIGSFVHSVIGALIDYDETRGTDLVRTLDAFCATGQSITNTAQSLRLHVNTVAQRLARIGQLLGESWREPERLLETQIALRLLQVGKRQPV, encoded by the coding sequence GTGGGAGACGCCTCGTTCCTGCAACTGCTGCTCGACGCCGCCGACGTCGGCGACTTCGACGCACCGCTCGCCCTGGCGCGGGCCGGGGGTGCGGCGCCCGAGCGGCTGGCCGAGCTGGAGGCCGAGCGCACCAGGGCGTTGCTGCTGCGCGAAGTCCTCATCGGGCACCGGCGCAACGAGGCCGAGCTGCAACTGCTCAACGACACCGCGAACGACCTGGCCGCGCTGCACGAGCTGGACGCGGTCCTGCAGGCCATCTCCGACCGCGCCCGCCGGCTGCTGGACTGCGACCTCGCCTACGTCAGCCTGAGCGACGAGGACCGCGGCGACAGCTACATCAAGGCCGCGTCCGGGAACGTCTCGGGGCTGCTGCGCGGGTTGCGCCTGCCGCGCGGCACCGGCGTCGGCGGGATGGTGGCGCGCACCGGCGAGCCGTACAGCGTGCTGTGCTACGCCGACGACCGGTCGATCACGCACACGCCGGAGATCGACGGGACGGTTGCCGCGGAGGGGATGCGGTCGCTGCTCGGGGTGCCGGTGAAGCTGCGGCAGCGGGTCATCGGCGTGCTGATGGCAGCGCACCGCAGCACCCGCACGTTCGGCAACCGGGACATCAGCGCCCTGGCGATGCTCGCCGCGCACGCGGCGGTGGCGATCGAGAACGCGCGGCTGCTGGCCGAGGCGCAGGCCGCGGTGGCGGAGCTGCGGGTCGCCAACGGCACGATCCGCTCGCACGTGCACGACCTGGAGCGCACCGCCGAGGTGCACGAACGGCTCACCAGGCTGGTGCTGCACGGCAAGGGCGTCGACCAGGTGGTGGAGGCCGTGGCCGACTCGGTCGACGGCAGCGTGGTGGTGCTGGACGAGGACGGCGCGGTGGTGACCGGCGCGGGCGGCGGTCCGGCGCCCGGAGCGGACGACCTGGCCGCGATCGGCAGGCAGGCGCAGGAGTCCGGCGGCACGATCGCCCGGGACGGCCTGTGCGCGGTGCCGATGATCACCGAGTCGGAGTTCCTGGGCACGGTGGTGATGACCGGCGCGGCGGGGCTGAGCGACACCGGCAGGCGGACCCTGGAGGGCGCCGCGCTGGTGGCGGCGCTGGTGCTGGTGTCCCGCCGGCGGATGGCCGAGGCCGAGGCCCGCACGCGCGGTGAGCTGCTGGAGGACCTGCTCACCACGTCACCGAGGGAGCACGACCTGCTGCGCCACCGCGCGTCGCTGCTCGGGGTCGACCTGGACGGCCCGCACGTCGTGGTCGCCGCCCGGATCGACGGCGAGCGGCGCAGCCGGCTGCAGCACGCGGCGACGGCCCTCGCCCGGCGGGCCGGCGGCCTGGCCACCTGCCGCAAGGACGAGGTGGTGCTGCTGCTCCCGGGCAGCGACCCGGGCCGGTCGGCCGGTGACGCGGTGCGCGAGCTGACCCGCGCGGGCTCGCGCCCGGTGACCGCGGGCGGCGCGCGGGCCGCGCACACCGCCTCCGTCGCCGACGCCTACGCGGAGGCGACCGAGTGCGTGCGCGCGTTGTTGGCGCTGGGCCGGGTCGGCGAGGCCACCGACGCGGCGGCGCTGGGCTCGGTCGGCATCCTGTTCGCGGCCAGGGCCGACATCGGGTCGTTCGTCCACTCGGTGATCGGCGCGCTGATCGACTACGACGAGACCCGCGGCACCGACCTGGTGCGCACCCTCGACGCGTTCTGCGCCACCGGTCAGAGCATCACGAACACGGCTCAGTCGCTGCGCCTGCACGTGAACACCGTCGCGCAGCGGTTGGCGCGGATCGGCCAACTGCTGGGCGAGTCGTGGCGCGAGCCGGAACGGCTGCTGGAGACCCAGATCGCGCTGCGCCTGCTCCAGGTCGGCAAGCGGCAGCCGGTGTAG
- a CDS encoding tannase/feruloyl esterase family alpha/beta hydrolase produces MTRAITAFGLALALVAAPVTSSAHARSAARCSELVGTPIPASAIGLPTTGGAVTSALLVAPAARDGIGEHCRVDVAVRPVDRAAPDIRLRVALPTRWNRKALMFGGGGYDGTIPDVAGNVPFGPADQPVPLARGYATFAGDSGHQADPAFTPARSLDGSFGVNDEALRNFAGDALKKTRDAAVFVIARHYGGARPVHSYIAGGSSGGREALAVTQRWPTDFDGVISAYPAWNAASVNLFFGYEAQVLSQPGAFPGPAEQALLHRSVVEACDGRDGLRDGVVSDEAGCAYDPRALRCADGVDPGDTCLSDAQVRAVEALSSPLRWDYELAGGETGYPGFPFLSGASMTTALLGMGVDAPADPMPKTSGYGVQFWDQWVKHFVTRDPAHDPLAVDPLRPGRWQRRISELSALQDVNDTDLRPFRRAGGKLLLVHGTADELVSHRSTVDYFGRLERTMGKGAVRQFARFYLVPGANHANVTPAFMAGWDSLTALEQWVERHRPPVRPVVADKNTATSGRTRPLCESPGWPRYVGSGDPDSARSFTCVER; encoded by the coding sequence ATGACAAGAGCTATCACCGCGTTCGGACTGGCACTGGCGCTCGTCGCCGCACCGGTCACGTCGTCCGCGCACGCGCGGTCGGCGGCCCGGTGCTCGGAGCTGGTCGGCACGCCGATCCCGGCGTCGGCGATCGGCCTGCCGACCACGGGCGGCGCGGTCACCTCGGCGCTGCTGGTCGCGCCGGCGGCGCGGGACGGGATCGGCGAGCACTGCCGGGTCGACGTCGCCGTGCGCCCGGTGGACCGGGCCGCGCCCGACATCCGGCTGCGGGTCGCGCTGCCGACCCGGTGGAACCGCAAGGCGCTGATGTTCGGCGGCGGCGGGTACGACGGCACCATCCCGGACGTCGCGGGCAACGTGCCGTTCGGACCTGCCGACCAGCCCGTTCCGCTGGCCAGGGGGTACGCGACGTTCGCCGGTGACTCCGGCCACCAGGCCGACCCGGCGTTCACGCCCGCCCGGTCGCTGGACGGCTCGTTCGGCGTCAACGACGAGGCGCTGCGCAACTTCGCCGGTGACGCGCTGAAGAAGACCCGGGACGCGGCGGTGTTCGTCATCGCCCGGCACTACGGCGGCGCCCGGCCGGTTCACAGCTACATCGCGGGCGGTTCGAGCGGCGGGCGGGAGGCGTTGGCGGTCACCCAGCGGTGGCCGACCGACTTCGACGGCGTGATCTCGGCGTACCCGGCGTGGAATGCCGCCAGTGTGAACCTGTTCTTCGGCTACGAGGCACAGGTGCTGTCCCAGCCCGGCGCCTTCCCCGGTCCGGCCGAGCAGGCGTTGCTGCACCGGTCGGTGGTCGAGGCGTGCGACGGCCGCGACGGCTTGCGCGACGGCGTGGTGTCGGACGAGGCCGGCTGCGCCTACGACCCGCGGGCGCTGCGCTGCGCCGACGGCGTCGACCCCGGCGACACCTGCCTGTCGGACGCGCAGGTCCGGGCGGTCGAGGCGTTGTCGTCACCGCTGAGGTGGGACTACGAGTTGGCCGGCGGTGAGACCGGGTACCCGGGCTTCCCGTTCCTGTCCGGCGCGAGCATGACCACCGCCCTGCTCGGCATGGGCGTCGACGCGCCGGCCGACCCGATGCCCAAGACCAGCGGGTACGGCGTCCAGTTCTGGGACCAGTGGGTGAAGCACTTCGTGACCCGCGACCCCGCGCACGACCCGCTGGCCGTCGACCCGCTGCGGCCGGGCCGGTGGCAGCGGCGGATCAGCGAGCTGTCGGCGTTGCAGGACGTCAACGACACCGACCTGCGGCCGTTCCGGCGGGCCGGCGGCAAGCTGCTGCTCGTGCACGGCACGGCGGACGAGCTGGTGAGCCACCGCTCCACGGTGGACTACTTCGGCCGGCTGGAGCGGACGATGGGCAAGGGCGCCGTGCGGCAGTTCGCCCGGTTCTACCTCGTGCCGGGCGCCAACCACGCGAACGTGACGCCCGCGTTCATGGCGGGCTGGGACTCGCTGACCGCCCTGGAGCAGTGGGTGGAGCGCCACCGGCCTCCGGTGCGCCCGGTGGTGGCCGACAAGAACACCGCCACGTCCGGGCGGACCAGACCGCTGTGCGAGTCGCCGGGGTGGCCGAGGTACGTCGGGTCCGGCGACCCGGACTCCGCGCGCAGCTTCACCTGCGTCGAGCGGTGA
- a CDS encoding RNA polymerase sigma-70 factor, with product MDGTARDRGTAVDQGPDGLPDAATATFVAHRNLLFTVAYELLGSAADAEDVLQETWLRWSGVDLDVVRDRRAYLVRITTRQALTRLRSLGRRRESYFGSWLPEPLLTAPDVAEDVELADSLSMAMLLVLETLAPTERAVFVLREVFGLGYDEVAEAVDKSPAAVRQIAHRARAHVAARRPRDAVSPADARAALDAFRRAVETGELQGLLDVLAPDVVLLADGGGVKQAVPRPVVGADKVARLMVGGLAKVSGRIAFEPVQLNGRPGLVMRLDGELDSVVAVRVDNGRIAGLYTVRNPEKLSRVERETALSR from the coding sequence ATGGACGGCACGGCGCGGGATCGCGGAACAGCGGTGGACCAGGGCCCGGACGGCCTGCCGGACGCCGCCACCGCCACGTTCGTCGCCCACCGCAACCTGCTGTTCACCGTGGCCTACGAACTGCTCGGCTCGGCCGCCGACGCGGAGGACGTGCTCCAGGAGACCTGGCTGCGCTGGTCCGGCGTCGACCTCGACGTGGTCCGCGACCGGCGGGCGTACCTGGTCCGGATCACCACCCGGCAGGCGCTCACCCGGCTGCGCTCGCTCGGCAGGCGTCGCGAGTCCTACTTCGGCTCCTGGCTGCCGGAGCCGCTGCTGACCGCGCCCGACGTGGCCGAGGACGTCGAGCTGGCCGACAGCCTGTCGATGGCGATGCTGCTGGTCCTGGAAACGCTCGCGCCGACCGAGCGGGCGGTGTTCGTGCTGCGCGAGGTGTTCGGGCTCGGGTACGACGAGGTCGCCGAGGCCGTCGACAAGAGCCCCGCCGCCGTCCGCCAGATCGCCCACCGGGCGCGGGCGCACGTCGCCGCGCGCCGACCGCGTGACGCCGTCTCCCCGGCGGACGCGCGGGCCGCGCTCGACGCGTTCCGGCGCGCGGTCGAGACGGGTGAGCTGCAGGGGCTGCTGGACGTCCTGGCGCCGGACGTCGTCCTGCTGGCCGACGGCGGCGGCGTCAAGCAGGCCGTGCCGCGACCGGTGGTCGGCGCGGACAAGGTGGCGCGCCTGATGGTCGGCGGGCTGGCCAAGGTCAGTGGCCGGATCGCGTTCGAACCGGTGCAGCTCAACGGCAGGCCCGGCCTCGTCATGCGGCTCGACGGCGAGCTGGACAGCGTGGTCGCGGTCCGGGTCGACAACGGCCGGATCGCCGGGCTCTACACCGTGCGCAACCCGGAGAAGCTGTCCAGGGTCGAGCGGGAGACCGCGCTGAGCCGCTGA
- a CDS encoding DUF4342 domain-containing protein: MKGVVDVTEQEGRPAPGVEALTDKIRQIVQEGNARRVVVRNSQGDRVLDIPVTAGVVAAVAAPVVTAAAAFAALAGPWSVNVERPEDGAPAAEDEPADTSPTDVPPTKG, translated from the coding sequence GTGAAGGGGGTGGTCGACGTGACCGAGCAGGAGGGCCGTCCGGCGCCGGGGGTCGAGGCGTTGACGGACAAGATCAGGCAGATCGTGCAGGAGGGGAACGCGCGCCGGGTGGTGGTGCGCAACTCTCAGGGCGACCGGGTGCTGGACATCCCGGTGACCGCGGGGGTGGTCGCCGCCGTCGCCGCGCCGGTGGTGACGGCCGCGGCCGCGTTCGCCGCGCTGGCCGGTCCGTGGTCGGTGAACGTGGAACGCCCGGAGGACGGCGCACCGGCGGCCGAGGACGAGCCCGCCGACACCTCGCCGACCGACGTGCCGCCGACCAAGGGCTGA
- a CDS encoding magnesium transporter CorA family protein: protein MLRNRLYRDGKLVDEDFPVADVPRLIEDEGAVVWLDLRDPTESDMAAIADRLGLHAMAVEDALQAHERPKLYQYDTHLLVNAYAVSLDEASGRLTTAELAAFVTPRALVTVRNDDRFDMAAVVRRWDESASLAGSGVGFLLHGLLDFVVDSHFDAVQALDDHVEGLEDLVFAERPDDPDMQRRALAMRKSLVTLRRVVLPMREVLNGLIRRDHGVVDSRMTPYYQDVYDHVLRASEWTESLRDMVATIRDIQLNLQGNRLNLIMKKVTGWAAIIAVPTAVTGFYGQNVPYPGFAASSGFWTSTIAVLLLSLGLYGLFKRRDWI, encoded by the coding sequence GTGCTCCGAAACCGCCTGTACCGCGACGGGAAGCTCGTGGACGAGGACTTCCCGGTCGCCGACGTGCCCCGGCTGATCGAGGACGAGGGCGCCGTCGTCTGGCTCGACCTGCGCGACCCCACCGAGTCCGACATGGCGGCCATCGCGGACCGGCTGGGCCTGCACGCGATGGCGGTGGAGGACGCGTTGCAGGCCCACGAGCGGCCCAAGCTGTACCAGTACGACACGCACCTGCTGGTGAACGCGTACGCGGTGTCCCTGGACGAGGCGTCGGGCCGGTTGACCACGGCCGAGCTGGCGGCGTTCGTGACGCCGCGGGCGCTGGTCACGGTCCGCAACGACGACCGGTTCGACATGGCCGCCGTGGTGCGGCGCTGGGACGAGTCGGCGAGCCTGGCGGGCAGCGGGGTCGGTTTCCTGCTGCACGGGTTGCTGGACTTCGTGGTGGACAGCCACTTCGACGCCGTGCAAGCGCTGGACGACCACGTCGAGGGCCTGGAGGACCTGGTGTTCGCCGAGCGCCCGGACGACCCGGACATGCAGCGGCGGGCGTTGGCCATGCGCAAGTCGCTGGTGACGCTGCGCCGGGTCGTGCTGCCGATGCGGGAGGTGCTCAACGGCCTGATCCGCCGCGACCACGGGGTCGTGGACAGCCGGATGACGCCGTACTACCAGGACGTCTACGACCACGTGCTGCGCGCGTCGGAGTGGACCGAGTCGTTGCGCGACATGGTCGCGACCATCCGGGACATCCAGCTCAACCTCCAGGGCAACCGGCTGAACCTGATCATGAAGAAGGTGACCGGCTGGGCCGCGATCATCGCCGTGCCGACGGCGGTGACCGGGTTCTACGGGCAGAACGTGCCGTACCCCGGTTTCGCCGCGTCGTCCGGGTTCTGGACGTCCACGATCGCCGTGCTGCTGCTGTCGCTGGGCCTGTACGGGCTGTTCAAGCGGCGTGACTGGATCTGA
- a CDS encoding S1 family peptidase, whose product MTFAGVARRVGAAVLAAGLALTQAGPVSGAPASPSTAALDRATAALDRAAAALERDAETRPRSVTGWHVGADSVVVSVHGSAAGVAEWAAGLGAGRVTVEHVAEAPRPVWDLISGQTIHSSGARCTLGFNARAGAVRYVLSAGHCVTAGSEWHGVGGYIGPAAGSSFPSNDYGLIRVVSTAAVSTALVDRHAAGGDITITGYTSPPVGSSVCYSSPVTGWRCGGVTGINQTVCYPQGCVHGLIRGNLCPEAGTSGAPVVTNPGSGSTARAVGLVSGGTGSCTSGGTTWIQPIAEPLAAYGLTLVTG is encoded by the coding sequence ATGACCTTCGCCGGTGTCGCACGTCGGGTCGGCGCGGCCGTGCTGGCCGCCGGTCTCGCGCTCACCCAGGCCGGGCCGGTGTCCGGGGCGCCCGCCTCCCCGTCCACCGCCGCCCTGGACCGGGCCACCGCCGCCCTGGACCGGGCCGCCGCCGCCCTGGAGCGGGACGCTGAGACGCGACCGCGGTCGGTCACCGGGTGGCACGTCGGCGCCGACTCGGTGGTGGTCTCGGTGCACGGCTCCGCCGCGGGCGTCGCCGAGTGGGCGGCCGGGCTCGGCGCGGGCCGGGTCACCGTCGAGCACGTCGCCGAAGCGCCGCGCCCGGTGTGGGACCTGATCTCCGGCCAGACCATCCACAGCAGCGGCGCGCGGTGCACGCTGGGGTTCAACGCCCGCGCGGGCGCCGTCCGCTACGTCCTGTCCGCCGGGCACTGCGTGACCGCGGGCAGCGAGTGGCACGGCGTCGGCGGTTACATCGGACCGGCGGCCGGCTCGTCGTTCCCGTCCAACGACTACGGCCTCATCCGGGTCGTGTCGACCGCCGCGGTGTCGACGGCACTGGTCGACCGCCACGCCGCCGGCGGCGACATCACCATCACCGGCTACACCAGCCCGCCCGTCGGCTCGTCGGTGTGCTACTCCAGCCCGGTCACCGGGTGGCGGTGCGGCGGCGTCACCGGCATCAACCAGACGGTGTGCTACCCGCAGGGCTGCGTCCACGGCCTGATCCGCGGCAACCTGTGCCCGGAGGCGGGCACGTCCGGCGCGCCGGTGGTCACCAACCCCGGGTCCGGCTCCACCGCCCGCGCGGTCGGCCTGGTCTCGGGCGGGACCGGGTCCTGCACGTCCGGCGGGACCACCTGGATCCAGCCGATCGCCGAGCCGCTGGCGGCGTACGGGTTGACCCTGGTCACCGGCTGA
- a CDS encoding DMT family transporter: protein MWIAVLCALTGAVLSAVGAALQHSGVRDVGDLTVRRFTRLVGNRRWLLGFSVLVVAATLQVLALAMAPVTVVAPLAVLSLPIIAAIGVTRVTPVFAVAVGAATAGVATFVALAARSAVTTDVPPAVALRAGQVVAGVVGVFVVVAAFRSGTSRALALAAGAGAAYGLVAVLVRDVATSLPEVPWASFVELALAFLVGASLVQLGYGSGPADLVVAGQTVVNPIVAAWIGMALLDETPDAGRGTVVALVASAAVSLTGIAAIARFHHRRLAGNNPGG from the coding sequence GTGTGGATCGCGGTCCTGTGCGCGCTCACAGGTGCGGTGCTCAGCGCGGTGGGCGCGGCGCTGCAACACTCCGGCGTCCGGGACGTCGGTGACCTGACCGTGCGCCGGTTCACCCGACTGGTGGGCAACCGGCGGTGGCTGCTCGGGTTCTCGGTGCTGGTCGTCGCCGCGACGCTCCAGGTCCTCGCCCTGGCGATGGCCCCGGTGACGGTGGTGGCGCCGCTCGCGGTCCTGTCGCTGCCGATCATCGCGGCCATCGGCGTCACCCGCGTCACGCCGGTGTTCGCGGTGGCCGTGGGCGCGGCGACGGCCGGGGTGGCCACGTTCGTGGCGCTCGCCGCCCGGTCCGCGGTGACCACCGACGTGCCGCCCGCGGTGGCGTTGCGGGCCGGCCAGGTGGTGGCCGGGGTGGTGGGCGTGTTCGTCGTCGTGGCGGCGTTCCGGAGCGGCACCTCACGGGCCTTGGCGCTCGCCGCGGGCGCGGGCGCCGCGTACGGGTTGGTGGCGGTGCTCGTGCGGGACGTGGCGACCTCGCTGCCGGAGGTCCCGTGGGCGTCCTTCGTCGAGCTGGCGCTGGCGTTCCTGGTCGGCGCGTCGCTCGTCCAGCTGGGGTACGGCAGCGGTCCCGCCGACCTCGTGGTGGCCGGACAGACGGTGGTGAACCCGATCGTGGCGGCGTGGATCGGGATGGCGCTGCTGGACGAGACCCCGGACGCCGGTCGCGGCACGGTGGTCGCGCTGGTGGCGAGCGCCGCCGTGTCGCTGACCGGCATCGCCGCCATCGCGCGGTTCCACCACCGCCGGCTCGCGGGCAACAACCCGGGCGGTTGA
- a CDS encoding DUF2268 domain-containing protein: protein MTIEVLDTHSAMSGILRAAREDRPALLKAMLEPAAGMYRHFPGEVDLVAMHRMGSGFPLDRDEDRCLEGLAALRDADAWGRVGRALDSALAAQLAATPQVVAPDITVLLVLGDPGDDHFTGPSLGVTANGSVTGYLFLNLWPYPENLARLEATAVHELNHNLRYGPGGVVWDPATVTVGEQVVSEGLADAFARQLYGDELGHTRVGVPHLHDDAVFDKVVSGLEVTGMRNFTAWVHGDAAAVRYGATPVGLPTGAGYAVGNRLVDAYLAATGRTAAQALPADRREVIDTALARLR from the coding sequence ATGACGATCGAGGTGTTGGACACCCACTCGGCCATGTCCGGAATCCTGCGGGCTGCGCGCGAGGACCGGCCCGCGCTGCTGAAGGCCATGCTGGAGCCCGCGGCGGGGATGTACCGGCACTTCCCCGGCGAGGTCGACCTGGTCGCCATGCACCGGATGGGCTCGGGCTTCCCGCTCGACCGCGACGAGGACCGGTGCCTGGAGGGGCTGGCGGCGTTGCGCGACGCCGACGCGTGGGGCCGGGTCGGGCGGGCGCTCGACTCGGCCCTCGCCGCGCAGCTCGCGGCCACCCCGCAGGTGGTGGCGCCGGACATCACCGTGCTGCTGGTCCTCGGCGACCCCGGTGACGACCACTTCACGGGCCCGAGCCTGGGCGTGACGGCGAACGGCAGCGTGACCGGGTACCTGTTCCTGAACCTGTGGCCGTACCCGGAGAACCTGGCGCGGCTGGAGGCGACGGCGGTCCACGAGCTGAACCACAACCTGCGCTACGGGCCGGGCGGCGTCGTGTGGGACCCGGCGACGGTCACCGTGGGCGAGCAGGTGGTGTCCGAGGGGCTGGCCGACGCGTTCGCCCGGCAGCTGTACGGCGACGAGCTCGGCCACACCCGCGTCGGCGTGCCGCACCTGCACGACGACGCGGTGTTCGACAAGGTCGTCTCCGGCCTGGAGGTGACCGGGATGCGGAACTTCACCGCGTGGGTCCACGGCGACGCCGCCGCCGTCCGGTACGGCGCGACACCGGTCGGGTTGCCGACCGGGGCCGGTTACGCCGTGGGCAACCGGCTGGTGGACGCCTACCTGGCCGCGACCGGCCGCACCGCGGCGCAGGCCCTGCCGGCGGACCGCCGGGAGGTGATCGACACCGCGCTGGCCCGGCTCCGGTAG
- a CDS encoding ArsR/SmtB family transcription factor, which yields MTDERPKRNESADVLAALADPTRRQVLDLLAARGEATATALAERLPVSRQAVVKHLAVLDAAGLVAGNRVGREVRYAVRPAALNATALWLSKLASDWDRRLATVKRLAEEPGPDPPPG from the coding sequence GTGACTGACGAACGTCCCAAGAGGAACGAGTCGGCCGACGTGCTGGCCGCGCTGGCCGACCCCACCCGGCGGCAGGTGCTCGACCTGCTCGCCGCCCGCGGCGAGGCCACCGCCACCGCGCTCGCCGAACGGCTGCCGGTCTCCCGGCAGGCCGTGGTCAAGCACCTCGCGGTGCTCGACGCCGCCGGGCTGGTCGCGGGCAACCGCGTCGGGCGCGAGGTGCGGTACGCGGTGCGGCCGGCGGCGTTGAACGCCACCGCGCTGTGGCTGTCCAAGCTCGCGTCCGACTGGGACCGACGGCTGGCGACCGTCAAGCGCCTCGCCGAGGAACCCGGGCCGGACCCGCCCCCGGGGTGA